TCTGCAGATTTCACTGGCACGCAGAAGCTAATACTGTATTCAGACGAAGACTGGGTAATTAAGATGACTGAAATGCCTGCGCCTGACATAGCTGAAAATATGCGAGATGCCATGCCTACCATGCCTTGCATACCAGGGCCTGATACATTAAACATCGCCAAGTTATCTAAGTTAGTGATACCTTTGACTTGTAAACCTTCTGATTTCACATTGCCATCAATAATCGAACCCGGCGCAGAAGGATTTCCTGTATTTTTAATGACACAAGGAATATTTTGTGGCAACAATGGGCCAATCGTACGAGGATGAATCACTTTCGCACCGAAATAAGAAAGTTCCATTGCTTCACGATAAGAAAGGGTTGGTAATAAACGTGCATCAGGTACTAAACGCGGATCGCAAGTATAAACCCCATCCACATCGGTCCAAATTTCGCATACACTTGCGCCTAAACAAGCGGCTAAACAGGCTGCAGAATAATCTGATCCATTACGACCGAGCAGCACCAACTCACCTTTTTCGTTACCCGCAGTAAAGCCTGCCATAAGCACCACTTTATCTTTTGCGATACTTGCTGCATCAACACGTTTTGTTGATTCTTCAATTTCAACAGAAGATTCAAGATAACCGCCTTTTGCCAATAATTGTTTGACCGGATCCACAATATGTACGCTATAGCCATGCGCTTCAAACCAAGCTTTCATCATTGCGATAGAAAGTTTTTCACCTCGGCAATCAATCGTCGCTTTAACTGCATCTTCTACTTTTCCTGCCTGACGAATTTCTTCTAATAATCCTTTGATTTGAGCAAATTCAGCATCAATAAGCGCCTTGGTGCCATTTAAATCGAATTGATTATTTTCGGCATGTAAGCCATTGACGATGTTATAGAAAATTTCGATTGCTTCGTTAAAATGCGTATCGGTTGGTTGATTTAATGCAGCTTTTTCAGAAAGGGCGACGAGATGATTAGTTATTTTGGCTGGTGCTGATAAAACACCTGCTGCCTGCTCTTCTAAATGAGCTTGCTCGATCAATTTCGCTGCTTGGGAAAAACGTTCCGGATTTGCAAGCGAAGTGCCGCCAAATTTAAGTACGCGCATGATTGGTTCTCCTAGAGATATTGTGTTTTTAAATTTATAAAAAAACCCGCTATTCAGTTGAATCGCGGGTTTTCTGTATCCTGTTTTTTGGTGCACTAACCCGCGCCATTAATCATAGTAATGGTCATCATAATAGTGGTAATCGTGCTAATGATTACGGATAAAGTGCGGTTATTTTTCATTGTGTTTTATCTTGAAAAATGAATGCGTAAAGAAATACCGAAATTTCCCGAGCTTGTCAAACAGAAAGTAACAAATTTTTCAGAAATTTTCTCAGTAAATAAATTTCGTGTAAACTAACCGCACTTTTATAAAGGAGAACCTATGGATATCCAGCATAATCTCAACCTAATTCATCAAAAAATTGAAACGGCTTGCGAAGAAGTAACACGCAATCAAAATACAGTAAAATTACTTGCCGTATCTAAGACCAAACCTATTTCCGCTATTCTTTCGGCTTATCAAGCTGGACAAATAGCCTTTGGGGAAAATTATGTGCAAGAAGGTATAGAAAAGATCCAATATTTTGAATCGCAAGGTATTAACCTTGAATGGCATTTCATCGGCCCATTACAATCGAATAAAACCCGTCTCGTTGCAGAACATTTTGATTGGATGCAAACGCTTGATCGAGCAAAAATTGCAGATCGTTTAAATGAACAACGACCAATTAACAAAGCACCGTTAAATGTCTTGATTCAGATTAATATCAGCGATGAAGAAAGTAAATCAGGTATTCGACCAGAGGAAATGTTAACACTGGCAAAACACATCGAAAATTTACCGCACTTACGCTTACGTGGCTTAATGGCAATACCCGCGCCAACCGATAAAATCGCAGAACAAGAAAATGCATTTAGAAAGATGTTGTCTCTATTTGAACAACTTAAACAAGCCTTACCTAATCAACAAATTGACACACTTTCTATGGGAATGACCGATGATATGCCGAGCGCAATAAAATGCGGTTCTACCATGGTACGTATTGGTACTGCAATTTTTGGCGCAAGAGATTATTCAAAATAAATCTAAAAAATCCTATTGAAAAAATTATCGTAAGAAAAAGCGAACCGCACATAAAAGAGCGGTTCGTTTTTTTATATTATTTTTGACTACATACAGCAATAAAATGTAATTTATGTTCAGGATCATTAAACGTTTTGAACATTCTTTTAAATTGCTCACGATTTTCCGCTTTCATAGCATTACGGATGATTTTTAACGTCCCAAGAATGCCCTCATCATAAATCATTCCTTTTGGTGAAAGTAAGGTCATCTCACCAGAGAAAGTATCAACATTTCTAAAGCCACTTTCTTGGAATATTCCTTTCCAGCCATCTTTCGTTAATGGCGTTACCGTCACGTTAATCGCTTTGCGCATATTTTCTAGAATCGTTTGATGATCATTCCCCACCAGCATAACATCGTGAGTAAGCAATAAACCATTTGGTTTTAACACTCGAAAATATTCTGCAATGGCTTTTTTCTTAGCTTCCACGGGTAACATTGTGAGCATCGCTTCATTGATGACAATATCAAAACTTTCATCCTCGAAAGGCAACTTCATCGCATTTGCTCGCTGCACATGAATTTTTTCTTGCAAGCCATTTGCTTCGATATTTGCTTGTGCTTTTTCTAACGCATGTTCGTCTAAATCAACACCTTCAATATGGCAACCAAATTGCTTCGCCAATCCAATGGCTGTCGTCCCCATATTACAGGCAACCTCTAACACTTTTTTATCTTGGCTAAAATCACCATTGGCAATTAACCAATCTGTTGCTTTTTTACCGCCTGGACGCAAACGAGTTTTACCTAAACGTGCAAGAAAATTATGCCCTACTTCATCTTTCGCCATATCTATCTCCTAGTAATTAACTTGGTTTTTATATTATAGATGAAAATTATTCTTATTAAAGTAGTAAAGCAAAAAATAACCCAACCGATTGATTGGGCTATAAAAGATCAGAAAAATTTACCGCACTTTAAATCAATTAGGTTTCCATTCACCATTGAGCACGGTTGCTGTCACTTTATAATCTGATGTAAACACAGCTAAATTTGCGATTTTTCCTTTTTCTACCGAACCTAAACGATCATCCACACCAATTGCTCGTGCAGGATAAAGGTTACTCATTCGAATTGCTTCAGCAAGTGGAATTTCTACAAACTCCACTGCATTTTTAATAGATTCGATCATGGTAATTGATGCGCCAGCGATCGTACCGTTTGCATCAAAACAGCGGCCATCTCGAATATAAATAGTTTTACCGACGAAGGTGAATGTTTCCAATTCTGGTGGTGCACCTGCTGCTGCGAGAGAGTCCGTCACAATACAAAGTTTGTCACCTTTGATTTTTTTATCAATACGAACATTACCGTAATTGATATGCACACCATCTACAATAATACCAGTGTAAACATCAGAATCTAGTACTGCACCTACTACGCCCATAGCACGACCAGAACTAATTGGCGACATTGCATTATGCAAGTGAGTCGCAAAAGTTGCGCCTTTGTGGAATGCGGCTTTAGCCACTTCATAAGTCGCATTAGAATGGCCTACAGAGACAATAATACCCGCTTTCACAAAATCAGGCGTATAGTTAATGGTTGGGTTCTCTGCGGCAATGGTAATTTTTGTAATGACATCACCATTTTCACAGAGGAAATCCTTCATTTCAGGCGTAATTTCACGAATATATTCAGGACGGTGTACCCCTTTTTTCTCAACACTGATAAACGGCCCTTCAATATGTAAACCAAGTGCTTGGTTTTTATGCTTATTTAAATATTCACGCATAATTTTCACCGCGCTTTTTATGTTTTCATCTGGTGCCGTGATAAAAGTAGGAAGGAAACTTGTACAACCTGATTTCAAGTTAGTTTCCTGCATAATTTCCAAGGTTTCAACGCTAGTTTGGTCGTTAAACATCACCCCACCACAGCCATTTAATTGAAGATCAATAAAACCAGCGGTTAAATTATTACCTTCTAAATCAATAGTTTTGATGCCTGTTTCTAATTCAGTTTGTGGAACTACCGCTTCAATAATTTCACCGTTAATAATTACAGCAAAATCACGTAAAACATCATATTTTGTGTAAATCACACAATTTGTTAATGCATATCTCATTTTTTGTCCTTAAATAAAATAATCAGAAAAATTACCGCTCTTTTGAGCGGTAGGATCTTATAACACGCTATGAATGGCGCGTTGTTCTAATTCAGTGAAATATTTAACAGTTTTTACTTTCAATTCTTGCTGTGCAGGTTCATCACAAACTAACACAAAATGACGATGTAATTGAAGTGCACTCACTGTCCACATATGGTTCACACCACCTTCTACGGCAGCTTGAACTGCAAGTGCCTTATGATGTCCTGTCGCAAGGATCATCACTTCTTCTGCATCTAATAATGTTCCTACACCAATAGTCAAAGCATATTTAGGCACTTTATTCACATCATTATCAAAGAAACGTGAATTTGCGATCAGCGTGTCTTGAGTTAACGTTTTAATACGAGTACGGGAACTTAATGATGACGCCGGTTCATTAAAGGCAATATGGCCATCATTGCCCACTCCACCCATAAATAAATTAATTTTTCCGTAAGATTTAATTTTTTCTTCATAACGGCGGCATTCCGCATCATGATCATCCGTATTGCCGTTAAGAATATTGATATTTTCTGGCTGGATATCGATATGATTGAAGAAATTGTTATACATAAAACTATGATAACTTTCAGGATGTTCCTCTGGTAAACCCACATATTCATCCATATTGAATGTTACTACATGCTTAAAACTCACCTCTCCCGCTTTACAAAGTGCGATTAATTCTTGGTAAGTTTTTAATGGTGTGCCACCAGTTGGTAAACCGAGAACGAATGGACGTTCAGCCGTAGGATTAAAATGATTGATACGATCAACAATATGGCGTGCAGCCCAACGACTCACCTGTTGTTCGTTGTGTAGAGGGATAAGACGCATACTATACTTCCTTTATTTTCAATACCGTGGATAAACAAACCAACGGTTAAACATAATGGTTCCCCACTACGAAATAGAAAAACTGAGAAGCAGGAAACGAGAATTGCTACCCCAAGAGGGATAAATTATGAGTAACCTAGGGAAATAACTCCCCCTAGGTTCTCACGATATTCCATTAATTATAAAAATTTCGCTTTCAACTCTTTTGCTTTAGCAAGCTGAGCATCTGTTGCTTTTGCTGTCATTGGCTCACGGCAATAACCCGCATCCACACCTTCTAATTTAAGCAATTCTTTGATGGTTAAATATAAACCGTTCGCTAAAATGCCTTCGATTAAATCGTTGGTTACGTGTTGAATTTCTAACGCTTCAGCTAATTTACCCGCTTTGGTTAATTCAAAAATTTGACGAGCACGAACGCCGTTTACGTTGAAGGTTGAACCGATTGCACCATCCACACCAAGTGCGGCTGCAGGTAACATCATTTCATCGAAACCAGCCCAAATTAAGTGGTTTGGATAAGCTTTTTTCAAACGTTCTAATAAGTAGAAATCACCTGCTGTGAATTTTACTCCTAATACTTTCGGGTTTTTGTAAAGTTCACCAAATTGTTCAATTCCCATATTCACGCCAGTTAAGAACGGAATAGAATACACGATCATATTATTGCCCGTTTCTGCAATAATGGTGTCGTAATAATGTTTGATTTCAGGGAAACTAAATTTATAGTAGAACGGAGTAACTGCGGATAAGCTATCGTAGCCTAATTCTGTTGCATATTTACCTAATTCAACCGCTTCTTTTAAGTTTACGCTACCCACTTGAGCAATTAGCGCGATTTGATCTTTTGCTTCATCTTTTGCAATACGGAAGATTTCTTTTTTCTCTTCAGTTGAAAGCATAAAGTTTTCGCCTGTTGAACCACCTACATATAAACCATCAACTTTCATCTTGTCGATATTGTGGCGGATAATTTGACGTAAACCTTTTTCATTAATTGTGCCATCTTCATTAAATGACACTAATAATGCACTAAAAATACCTTTTAAATCACGCATAAGTTTTCTCCTATTTTATACGTTGTTCAAGAATCACATTGAGGGTTTTTTGCTTGGTTTGAGCTGCAAGTTCTTCTTCGCCCTGCACTAACAAAGCATAAATTAAATCTAATACAAAAAGCTGTGCAATTTTGGTACCAATAGAGTCACCTTGTAGCTTCCCTTGTTTATTACCATTTACCAAAACATAATCAGCATATTCTGTAACGGGTGAACGCAAACTGTGAGTTAATGCCACTGTCGTTGCACCATTTTGTTTAGCAATTTTGAGTGTGTGCGCTGTTTCTGCGGAATATCCTGAATGACTTAAACCAATTGCCACATCAGAAGACGTAAGTAATGCCGCCTGCATATACATAAAATGATTATTGCCTGTTGCATCCACTTGGAAACCGATACGCATCAACTTATTTTTTGCATCTTCAGCTGTCACACCAGATGATCCCACGCCGAATAAAAAGATACGACGTGCTTTTTTAATGGCTTTAACCACTTGTTCAAGCTGTTTCAAATCTAATAAATTAACCGTTTCTTCCATTACATTAGAAACTGCCGCTTGCAACTTTTGTGCAATCGTTAAAGAATCATCACTCGGCATAATTTCTGTTTCGAGTACAGTTTCATCATTGTTATCTTTCGTAGCAAGCTCAATGGAAAGTTCTAATTTAAAATCGCTGAAACCTTTAAAACCAATGGTTCGACAAAAACGGACGAGTGTTGCCTCTCCAACTTCCAAATGTTTAGCGATTTCTGAAAGGGGACATTGAGACACCAAATCAGGCGAACGTAAAATCGTATCAGCAATTTTTTTCTCTGATTTAGTTAAGCTATGGTAAAGCGAACTAATGGTGTTTAACACATTTCCGGATTTAGCCATAAATTGTTCCTTTTGGTTTATCAAGCAGAACATCTTTCACCCAATAAGCTGCGCCGACTAATCCTGCATCTTGACCAAATTTAGCAGATTCAATGTCACAGCTATATACAGCAGGCATAGCCTGTAAGAAACGTTTGACTAATGGTAAATAACCTTCAGCCAACCCTACACTACCACCTATAACGACTTTTTGCACATCCAATCCAATCACTAAATCCGCCACTAAATTGGCAATGGCTTGGGCTGAACGTTCTATAAGTACGGTAGCTTTTTCATCATTTTTTCTAAAACGTTCAAAAACTTCTCTTGGCTCACAAGGATCATCCCATTGGGAAGATACCGCTTCAATAGCTCGACCAGCAGCAACGGCTTCTACACAACCTCGACGACCACAACCACACATTGGGCCATTTGGATCCGCTAATGTATGCCCAATATGTCCAGCGATTCCCTTCGGACCAGTTTGTAATTGTTGGTTTAATATGACACCGCCACCCACGCCAGTAGAAACTGTAATAAAAACAAAGTTTGATACTCTTTCTGAATCTTGGAGTTGGTATTCCGCATAAGTTGCGGCTTGCGCATCATTTAATAAGCCAATTGGTTTATCCGTGTGTTTAGCAATACTTTCTTTTAGTGGAAATTGATTCAAACCACCTAAATTTTTAGGATTAAGTGCGGTTAAAACACCGTCGTTTATAATACCAGTTGAAGCCACCGCCACATAATCAAATTGCCCCGCATAATGAGTAAGAAGTTGTTCCAATGCTTGATGCATTCCTTCTACCACATTTTCACGCGGCGTATGAATTTGTTGGCGTTGTTCAACTTCGCCATTTTTTACGATAGCCGCTGCGATTTTTGTACCGCCAATGTCTAGAGCTAAACAACGCATAACTTATCCTTATAGTATGAAGTATTTTCTCACACGTCTTACGACTATCTTGCAGATTTCACAGAATTAGCGAACCAACTCACGATATGCTCAAGGCGAGTTAAGGCTGAACCAACGGTTACGCAATCTGCGCCAATTTCAATCGCCACTTTTGCCAATTCAGGCGTGTTATAGCGGCCTTCTGCCATCACAAAACAGCCCGCTGCTTTTAAATCTTTCACTAATTGATAATCAGGTTCTTCGGGAACTGGACCGCCTGTATAACCAGACATTGTGCTCCCCACAATATCAAAACCGAGTTTTTGACAATACAAGCCTTCTTCTAAATTAGAGCAATCTGCCATAGCCAAACAGTCCATTTCATGGATTTTTTTCACCGCACTTGCAATATCAACTGGGCGAGGACGGCTAGTGCCATCTACCGCAATGATATCTGCCCCAGCATTGGCAAGATCTTCAATATCTTGCAGAAATGGCGTAATACGAATCGGACTATCAGGTAAGTCACGTTTTACAATACCGATAATTGGAATGTTTACAAAAGGACGTGTCGCTTTAAGGTTATCTACACCTTCAATACGTAAACCTGATGCGCCACCAGCAACGGAAGCTTGGGCCATAGCAGAAACAATTTCTGGTTTATCCATTGGGCCATCATCAACAGGTTGGCAAGAAGCAATGAGACCATATTGAATTTGAGAAAGCACATCTTGATGAGATAATTTTGACATAATATCACTCCTAAATATAACTGAGCCCGCATTTTCGTCAGTGCTCAGCATTATATAAAAACATAACTCCATTTTAAAAGATTTTTTGAAGTATTTTTTTGTAAATGTGATCTACCTCTCAATTTTGAAATAAAACTTCAAAGAGCAGTTCAAAAAGTATTTTTTTACTTTAGAATAGCGCCCGAGTCGTTTTTTTGATGTCTAAAACATCGAGCATTCACTTTCAATCCAAGCCAATTATGGCTTATATCAACATAGGTTCACACAGGAGCGAACATTATGAAATTTACTAAACTTTTCCTTGCAACTGCTATCACATTAGGCGTTTCTTCAGCCGTTTTTGCCGCAGATTATGACTTAAAATTTGGTATGAATGCGGGTACTTCATCTAATGAGTACAAAGCAGCTGAAATGTTTGCAAAAGAAGTAAAAGAAAAATCACATGGTAAAATTGAAGTTTCACTTTATCCAAGTTCACAACTTGGTGATGACCGTGCAATGTTAAAACAATTAAAAGACGGTTCTCTTGACTTCACTTTTGCTGAATCAGCTCGTTTCCAATTATTCTATCCTGAAGCAGCGGTGTTCGCGTTACCATATGTCATCACCGACTACAACGTTGCACAAAAAGCATTAAAAGAAACCACATTTGGTAAAGATTTAGTTCAAAAAATGAATAAAGAATTAGGCTTAACCTTATTATCACAAGCTTACAACGGTACTCGCCAAACAACTTCAAATAGAGCGATCAATAGCATTGCAGATATGAAAGGCTTAAAACTTCGTGTACCAAATGCTGCAACTAACTTAGCATACGCAAAATATGTAGGCGCATCGCCAACACCTATGGCATTCTCTGAAGTATATCTTGCACTTCAAACTAACTCTGTAGATGGTCAAGAAAACCCATTAGCAACAGTACAAGCGCAAAAATTCTATGAAGTGCAAAAATTCTTAGCGATGACTAACCACATTTTGAATGACCAACTTTATTTAGTGAGTAACGAAACTTATAAAGAATTACCAGAAGATCTTCAAAAAGTAGTCAAAGACGCCGCTGAAAATGCAGCAAAATACCACACTAAATTATTCGTAGATGGCGAAAAAGATTTAGTGACATTCTTTGAAAAACAAGGTGTTAAAGTGACTCACCCTGATTTAACTCCATTCAAAGATGCGATGAAACCATTCTATGCTGAGTTTGTAAAACAAACTGGTGAGAAAGGTGAAAAAGCATTAAAAGAAATCCAAGCTCTTAAATAATCTCTATCACGTGCGCCAGCAATTTGGTTGGCGCACTCATTTTCGTTCTCCACAATCTCCCGGAGTGAAGTATGAAATTTTTTAACAAACTTGAAGAATGGATTGGCGGCATGCTATTCCTTGTGATCTTCGGTATTCTTGTTGCTCAAATCCTATTCCGCCAAGCTTTCCAATCGCCACTAATTTGGAGTGAAGAACTCGCTAAATTATTATTTGTATATGTAGGTATGCTCGGCATTAGTGTTGCTATCCGCAAACAAGAACACGTTTACATCGACTTCTTAACCAATTTAATGCCTGCTTCTATCAAAAAAGTAACAAACTCTTTTGTGCAATTGGTGATTTTCCTTGGCATTATTTTCTTTATCCATTTTGGTATTAAAACATTCCTTGGTGCAGATTTCCCTATTGACGCATTAGGTGGAATTTCAGAGAAATGGATTTATGCTTCTCTGCCGATCATTTCTATCCTAATGTTAGTGCGCTTCTTCCAAGCACAAGCAGACAATTTTAAAGAAGATAAAAGCTATTTACCGGCGACATTTTTCATTGTAAGTGCGGTCATTTTATTAGGCATT
This portion of the Haemophilus haemolyticus genome encodes:
- a CDS encoding YggS family pyridoxal phosphate-dependent enzyme, which translates into the protein MDIQHNLNLIHQKIETACEEVTRNQNTVKLLAVSKTKPISAILSAYQAGQIAFGENYVQEGIEKIQYFESQGINLEWHFIGPLQSNKTRLVAEHFDWMQTLDRAKIADRLNEQRPINKAPLNVLIQINISDEESKSGIRPEEMLTLAKHIENLPHLRLRGLMAIPAPTDKIAEQENAFRKMLSLFEQLKQALPNQQIDTLSMGMTDDMPSAIKCGSTMVRIGTAIFGARDYSK
- a CDS encoding class I SAM-dependent methyltransferase — translated: MAKDEVGHNFLARLGKTRLRPGGKKATDWLIANGDFSQDKKVLEVACNMGTTAIGLAKQFGCHIEGVDLDEHALEKAQANIEANGLQEKIHVQRANAMKLPFEDESFDIVINEAMLTMLPVEAKKKAIAEYFRVLKPNGLLLTHDVMLVGNDHQTILENMRKAINVTVTPLTKDGWKGIFQESGFRNVDTFSGEMTLLSPKGMIYDEGILGTLKIIRNAMKAENREQFKRMFKTFNDPEHKLHFIAVCSQK
- the nagA gene encoding N-acetylglucosamine-6-phosphate deacetylase; protein product: MRYALTNCVIYTKYDVLRDFAVIINGEIIEAVVPQTELETGIKTIDLEGNNLTAGFIDLQLNGCGGVMFNDQTSVETLEIMQETNLKSGCTSFLPTFITAPDENIKSAVKIMREYLNKHKNQALGLHIEGPFISVEKKGVHRPEYIREITPEMKDFLCENGDVITKITIAAENPTINYTPDFVKAGIIVSVGHSNATYEVAKAAFHKGATFATHLHNAMSPISSGRAMGVVGAVLDSDVYTGIIVDGVHINYGNVRIDKKIKGDKLCIVTDSLAAAGAPPELETFTFVGKTIYIRDGRCFDANGTIAGASITMIESIKNAVEFVEIPLAEAIRMSNLYPARAIGVDDRLGSVEKGKIANLAVFTSDYKVTATVLNGEWKPN
- the nagB gene encoding glucosamine-6-phosphate deaminase, with the protein product MRLIPLHNEQQVSRWAARHIVDRINHFNPTAERPFVLGLPTGGTPLKTYQELIALCKAGEVSFKHVVTFNMDEYVGLPEEHPESYHSFMYNNFFNHIDIQPENINILNGNTDDHDAECRRYEEKIKSYGKINLFMGGVGNDGHIAFNEPASSLSSRTRIKTLTQDTLIANSRFFDNDVNKVPKYALTIGVGTLLDAEEVMILATGHHKALAVQAAVEGGVNHMWTVSALQLHRHFVLVCDEPAQQELKVKTVKYFTELEQRAIHSVL
- the nanA gene encoding N-acetylneuraminate lyase; translated protein: MRDLKGIFSALLVSFNEDGTINEKGLRQIIRHNIDKMKVDGLYVGGSTGENFMLSTEEKKEIFRIAKDEAKDQIALIAQVGSVNLKEAVELGKYATELGYDSLSAVTPFYYKFSFPEIKHYYDTIIAETGNNMIVYSIPFLTGVNMGIEQFGELYKNPKVLGVKFTAGDFYLLERLKKAYPNHLIWAGFDEMMLPAAALGVDGAIGSTFNVNGVRARQIFELTKAGKLAEALEIQHVTNDLIEGILANGLYLTIKELLKLEGVDAGYCREPMTAKATDAQLAKAKELKAKFL
- a CDS encoding MurR/RpiR family transcriptional regulator, coding for MAKSGNVLNTISSLYHSLTKSEKKIADTILRSPDLVSQCPLSEIAKHLEVGEATLVRFCRTIGFKGFSDFKLELSIELATKDNNDETVLETEIMPSDDSLTIAQKLQAAVSNVMEETVNLLDLKQLEQVVKAIKKARRIFLFGVGSSGVTAEDAKNKLMRIGFQVDATGNNHFMYMQAALLTSSDVAIGLSHSGYSAETAHTLKIAKQNGATTVALTHSLRSPVTEYADYVLVNGNKQGKLQGDSIGTKIAQLFVLDLIYALLVQGEEELAAQTKQKTLNVILEQRIK
- a CDS encoding N-acetylmannosamine kinase; protein product: MRCLALDIGGTKIAAAIVKNGEVEQRQQIHTPRENVVEGMHQALEQLLTHYAGQFDYVAVASTGIINDGVLTALNPKNLGGLNQFPLKESIAKHTDKPIGLLNDAQAATYAEYQLQDSERVSNFVFITVSTGVGGGVILNQQLQTGPKGIAGHIGHTLADPNGPMCGCGRRGCVEAVAAGRAIEAVSSQWDDPCEPREVFERFRKNDEKATVLIERSAQAIANLVADLVIGLDVQKVVIGGSVGLAEGYLPLVKRFLQAMPAVYSCDIESAKFGQDAGLVGAAYWVKDVLLDKPKGTIYG
- a CDS encoding N-acetylmannosamine-6-phosphate 2-epimerase; this translates as MSKLSHQDVLSQIQYGLIASCQPVDDGPMDKPEIVSAMAQASVAGGASGLRIEGVDNLKATRPFVNIPIIGIVKRDLPDSPIRITPFLQDIEDLANAGADIIAVDGTSRPRPVDIASAVKKIHEMDCLAMADCSNLEEGLYCQKLGFDIVGSTMSGYTGGPVPEEPDYQLVKDLKAAGCFVMAEGRYNTPELAKVAIEIGADCVTVGSALTRLEHIVSWFANSVKSAR
- a CDS encoding sialic acid TRAP transporter substrate-binding protein SiaP: MMKFTKLFLATAITLGVSSAVFAADYDLKFGMNAGTSSNEYKAAEMFAKEVKEKSHGKIEVSLYPSSQLGDDRAMLKQLKDGSLDFTFAESARFQLFYPEAAVFALPYVITDYNVAQKALKETTFGKDLVQKMNKELGLTLLSQAYNGTRQTTSNRAINSIADMKGLKLRVPNAATNLAYAKYVGASPTPMAFSEVYLALQTNSVDGQENPLATVQAQKFYEVQKFLAMTNHILNDQLYLVSNETYKELPEDLQKVVKDAAENAAKYHTKLFVDGEKDLVTFFEKQGVKVTHPDLTPFKDAMKPFYAEFVKQTGEKGEKALKEIQALK